The Sabethes cyaneus chromosome 1, idSabCyanKW18_F2, whole genome shotgun sequence DNA segment ACTCTTGCTGGGTCGAGTTATGCTAGCGCTCGCGTAGGTGTGGAACTATTGGCAGTTCTCCTCTGCTCTGCCCTGCTCTGTGCTGCACACCATGAATAAGGCAGTGTTCACTCTTCACTGGATTGCGAATGCCGGTTACCTTCGCCGACCCAGTCAGGTGCATTATATCTGCACCTGCACTCGTGCAGGGGGTGGTATTTTCGTTAGTTGCGATTATCTGCGTTCAGTTAATAAAAAGTTAatgagaagagcaaaataatagatATTAGGGCAAAGGATAGCGTAGATATAGCGTGGGCAGCGGTTAATATTTCATGGCTGCATAAAGGAAAGTAACATTGCTGCCATTCGTTCGATCAAAAGCAAACAaccaaaataaaagcaaataactTTAAGCCATCAATTTACTATACTCGTTTTTTGTATTGAGAATGCCAATATTGTTACTGTTTGTTACTGTCTGGTACAAACGAAACAACAAAAACACAAATGTATTGAAAGTcccttttttcttttaattaaaaattctcGCTGATAACTCAGCGGAAAATTCGCTTATAAATAAAATGTATAATCTGCACCCTGCGCGCGTGCCAAAGGACTCCGTCTCACAAAGCAAAAGAGTAAACGGGCGAGCCTGGCCCGCGGCGGATGTCGGACCGCTGTGCAATCGTACTATGAGACACAAGGcgaatgcaatgcaatgcactGCCAGTCGCCGTAAATCGCATTTGAAAAAGAGCATGGCAAACGACGCGGCAAAGCGATTAACGCGCGATGCTTTTGAAACGTGAAGCAACTCGAAGGCTTAAAATAGAAATAGGACTGACATATAATTTAAATGTTAGCTCCCTCGCGTGGACACCGCTCACACTGCTGGAAGGGTTCCGTTGGGAACGGAAAATGAAACTCCCGTTTTGATGGGAGGGGAAAAACTCCCCTGAACGGCCGAGCTTCGGGTGATCGGGTTCATCGGTTCACGCCAACACCAACACCATCAGTGCGCATGTTCCCGACCGAgcggccgaccgaccgacaggaGCGGACCACCGCTCGTGATGAATGAACTTGACCGGAAGTATCTGTTTCATCCGCTGGCGGTGGCAGTATGAATGAGAACTGACGAACGACCGATTGGTCGTCTCAAGAGGATAAGCTAATTTGGGTATTTATTAATCACACCTTCAGGACGAGGAATCTCAGATCCCGGAAATCCTGTATTCGGGGCGAAAAACGAAATTAATGTCACGTTGGAATGCAAATTTTTACTGGATCAAATGGCAGTTGCAAGAAGCATTAACGTAGTAGTGCACAGGAACTGTGAGGTTAGTCCCTTATACTCTTATACTTTCTTATATAAGTAATATTCTTTcaaaaaaatggaaatttaGCAAGAAACAATTGTCTGTTATCTATTGTCAATATAATtgacgaaaataaaataaactgtgCTTTAAAACAGCTTTATTATTTAGATTTTTGGGCATTATCAAGCTGAACAATTTTACTCAAATTGATTTTGTTAATTTGCATCATTTCTCCGCCACTCAATTGAATCAATGTACTATGCGCCTCCATCTCCGGAGCAAGAAAGGAGACGCTTGGTTATTGTCGTAAAGCTCagaattcaaaaaataaatttctatcTCTGCGTTTTCTCATCATTTTGAAAGCTGATAGAACAATTCAATAAATTATTTCAATTCTTTAAGTAAATATGTTGTTGTTCAAATAAATACGAAAAAGAAACATCCTATACTAAACACTCCACACGTTTGAAATTCTAATGAGATGTTCAAAATTAACATTGCAATAGTTAATATTAgacattttcgaaaattgaacatATATTATCATATCACCATTCAAGAACACTTAAGCAGAGGATAAGCCAAATACATGAACAGGTCAATCCTAGCGGAATTTCCATCCATACCTATTGTAAGTGTCGTTCATAGATGTCCATGTTCATCATTCTAATCCCTGTTCCAATTCTCGTTCCAATCCACGCTCCAATAACTGTCCCAATTCTCGTTCAATTCCTCGTTCCATTCCCCGCTCCAATCCACGGTTCAATTCCACTTAAATCCTCGTTTCAAACCCCctccaatctccgttccaatccccgttccattctccgttccaatccccacTCCGATCCTTGTTCCAATTCATGGTCCAATCCGCGGTCCAATCCCCATTCAAATCCTCGTTCAATTCCCTGTTCAAATCCCCGTTCCATTTCCCGCTTCAATCCACAGTcaatccccattccaatccccgtttcaatcctcGCATAACCCCCATTCCATTCCTCGCTCCAATCTGCGTTCCAGTCCAATCTCCGGTCCAATCCCGGTTCCAATCCCGGTTCCAATCGTCGTTTCAAGCCCCGatccaatctccgttccaatccccacTCCGATACTCGTTCCAATTCatgttccaatccccgttcaaaTCCTCGTTCAATTCCCCGTTCCATTCCCCGCTCCAATTCACgatccaatccccgtttcaatccccgctTCAATCCCGTTTGAAATCCAcatttcaatccccgttccaatccccactCCAATACTCGTTCCAATTCATGTTCCAATCGTCGTTCAACTCCCCGTTCCATTCCCCGCTCCAATTCCCGctccaatctccgttccaattcTCGTTCAAATCCCCGGTTCAATTCCCGTTTGAATCCTCGTTCCAATACCCGTTCCattccccgttccaatccacgGTCAATCACCATTCCAATTCccatttcaattttcatttcaataacGCATAAATCCCCATTACAATCCTCGCTCCAATCTTCGTTCCAGTCTCCGTTCCATTACCCGTACAGACCCCGTTCTAATCCCCTTGCCAATattcgttccaatccccgttccaatcctcgCTCCAATCCTTGTTCCAATCCCCCGGTCCCATTCCGGTCCCATCTTGGTTCCAATCCTCGTTTCAAACCCCACTCCAATCTCCGTTTCAATCCCTTTTCCAATGCCCACACCGATCCTCGTTCCAATTCATGTTCTAATTCCCGTTCCAATTCCCGCTATAATCCCCGTTCAAATCCTCGTTCAATTTCCCATTCCATTTCGCGCTCCGATCCACGGTCCAATCCCCGCTCCAATACCGATTAAAGTCCCCAATTCAATCCCCGTTCTAATTACCGTTCCAATTTCCGCCcaaatccccgttccaatccccatcCAATCCCTGCTCCAATCCCCGCTCCAGTCCCCGCTCCAATTCCCTTTTccatccccgttccaatccaaCGGCATGGATAGTTGCATCAATTACCCCAATACAAAAGGTTGGAAATATCCACGACACTGAAAACTATCGCGGTAGTTCAAATCTAAGTTGTCTCCCTAAAGTTCTTGAAAAGATGGTCTTCGATGTTATGTATCAACACGGTTTTTTATGGAAAAACGTTCTAAAACCACGAATTTAACTGTATTCGTCAACTTGCTGATCGAGAGTGTAGAAAGGAGAAGACATACTTTGACTTCAACAAGGCATTCGACAAAGTTCTACACGCAATCGCAGCAGAAAAACTCTACacgaagcagaagcagaaaaaacggtGCTTGGGCTTACCAAACTGGGTGTCACAGTGGATCCAATCTTATCTTACCGAACGCTCCGCTTTGGTCATTATCAAAGGTATTAATTAGTCATGTTTCGGGATATCACCTGGCGTACCCCAAGGTAGCTATCTAGGGTCTTTGATATTTGTACTTTTCGGAAAAGAGCTAGGCAAGGCTTTTAAGCTCATCTAAGCTGATGCATGCCGACGACTTAAAGATATTCCGCGAAATTTAAACCAGTCCAGAGCTGCTCTACACTCCAAAGCTACGAAATGTTGTGTCTACGTGAGCCCCTGCTAAGGCCCTCGCAATACTTGGATTCATGAAAAGAAACATCGACGTATTAAAGGATATACGCGTTTAAATCTTTGTATTGTGGTGACTTGTACGCAGTTTTCCGGAGTACGCCGTCATTGTGTGGGCACCATATTGTGCTGTCCATATTAACAGGATAGAGGCCAATCTAAAGATTTTTTTGAGATATGCTATGGGTCTTCTGCCCTGAAATGATGCAGCTAAGCTACTAGGAACCGTTTGTAGACGTAGAATTCAATTATTACATTAGTAAATTGTCACTACAACTCTATGTTGAAGATATGAtaatctatctatatatataaaagtgaggttgagtatgtttgtatatttgtttgtatgtttaaatgtttgtatgttccaccataactccagaacgccttgaccgatctccaccaaacttggctcacatgttccttgatataagacaatcagcactgggggttgacaaaagatcgggggggttcataacaggggggaggccataactccgaaacggcttgactgttcttcatcaaacttggcatacatgttccttgacataagagaatcagcactggggggtcaacAAAAAGAGGGGGAGGTTCCGTAATACGTGgaggagggtccctaatagggggaggccataactctgaAACGCCCTGACCGTTCTTAATCAAACTTGGTGCATATGtaccttgacataagggaatcagaactggggGTTCAACAAAAATGGGGGGGTGAAAGGTTCCTTAATAGATGGGGGAgcgtccctaatagggggaggCCAAACTCCGAAAcgacttgaccgttcttcatcaaacttggcagacatgtttcttgacataagagaatcagcactgagcGGTTGACAGCAGGGGGGccgaaatgtttagacggttctcccataagtaACGGTAGGGcaaaaggaggagctgatgaccggaggttgctaccgagaaggggggagtaacgcccatatgactgtaacaatttatccgtacaatagaaaaaatcagaatacgaaacactaaactgcaatgctcgccgctgtagatttgtcaagtgtaattatgcaccgaatcaaagtgacctgtataaaaagtgttcgatcattagtgctaattgttgttggccgactctgtttgagtcccaggggcaatcattcaaacaatgtggagttcatctgagaacaccatgtttttcccttggtaaactttatgtggcgTGTTGCAGAGtgggctcagccaataatttgtgcatactcgctcctggtggtgacactaaaaacattgtttacaaacaagttttgtcttgaaatgagatgaaaggaatgataGGTTTGTTGTGTCcgtggaagaaacactgttgcaccttctacttttttttattagaatagcatgtaatactaaactaataaataaataaaaagctgtgctTAGAAAAGTAccataacaaaactattcatttcctatgggtgtggtggccattgttaaaagcggaaggtgcaaataggaaaaatggctttgtttttctttctttgtagggttttatagggatttccgttaAGAAAACAGGTGTGCAGGTGgtcgggtagacaaaagagggggagctgacaaatagggaggaacgtccgaaagagaaacaagcgttgtatatttgcattataagcatttcggttacaataaccgatgtacaagtggctgtgacaCAAAGGCTCACCGAGTaagattgggcactcagctagtaaataaataaaacatttttgcaaATTTGTTGCAAAGTACTGTGTGCTCTGGCTTCTATTGATCTAGTAAGTATATAGTAGTAGTAAGCGTATATTGCAGAACAACCAATACCAACTTcgaattttgttcatttaagaagtgttgctaaataatttaatttgatttacCTATATAAGCAATCTGCCTTTTCAAATTCCAAAAAAACGTAATTCAAAAATTTgttcaatgatttttttttaatttcgcttAGAGGTGTCAACTGGCATTTAACGTTTTGATGacttatctatttatataagaggcttatgtctgtaccgaaaaccaggtctctgacaggacgtcatgctttcgtagcaatggattgtattctcagtcatctCACTGGtcaactgctggactgctcgattgctcaactggttgactagactgctcgactgaactggtcgattagactgctcgatttgattgctcgactggactgcttaactgaactgctcgactgagctgttcgattcgattgcttgattggacagatcgacttgactgcttgactgaacagctcgatttaactgctcgagtggacaactcgacttaactattcgattcgactgcttgacacatttgcttgccTTAATTCTcggcccgactgctcgacttaactgcacgattgaactgctcgactggactattcgattcaactgctcgactggactgcttgactggacaacatgattcatctgcttgactagactgctcgactcaactgttcgattcgacgctcgtctcaactgctcgattcaactgcttgattccactgctcgactgaactactcaattcaactgctcgactcgactcgactgcacgaatgaactgcttgactcaactactcgtttggactattcgaatcagctgctcgactcaactgctcaacccgattgctcgattcaactgacagcttgattcaacagttcgactagactgttcgatttAGCAACTCAAcgcgactgcttgactcaactgcttgacttagctGTTAGATGCGACTGGACTTCTCGAgtctcgactgaactgctcgactcaactgttcgacttaactactcgactgaaccgcttgactcgactgcctgactaaactgttcgattcgagtgctcgattaaactgctcgactcaactgcttgacttctgtttgattcgacagctataatcaactgctcgactcgtctgctcgactcgtctgctcgactcagctgctcaactggactactcgactcaactgctcgaataaactgttagactcaactgcttgactcgactgctcgaatgaactgctcgactcaactgttcgacttaaccgcttgacccgacagCTTgtctaaaccattcgattcgattgctcgaccCAAATGCTCGACTAcgctactcgattcaactgctcgactgaaccagtTGACTTATCTGCTCGATTAaacagctcgactggactgttcgatttgactgctcgacttgattgctcgactcgaccactcgattcaactgctggaCTCGACAGCTCGACCGgaatgcttgactgaacagcttgatttaactgctcgacttgactgttcgactcgactgctcgacccaactgcttgacttaattgcttgattcgactgctcgactcgcctgctcaactcgattgcttgtcgcgatatcatatggtcggtgttaaatcagacccgaccaaatcgcaaaattttaaaaaatgagttaatgatagcaaacgatcaagagttttctaagcaacattttagtcTAATTATATTGTTaaaaaaatccaatacgaccataaaaaatcgtttcagtttccggctatgactcttttatgtacaatatcTTAGAGCTAATATATTTTCTATTAACTATTACtattatattttccggatcgtaagattcgggctcaactagtttttTATAATAAGGGTCAGAGGAATACCGGGTCGCTGTTAATTAGAGAAGTATAAAGAATGCGATTGTGGTGACTTACATTACCATAATACTCAGTAAATGCAAGATCGCCGGAGAAAACTAcaggtttttgtttttgctctaTAGCGCATCAATTTCTGCTTCCATAAAACAATACCAGCAAATTTAGATCAAAGAATTATGTTAACCCTGTTGTTGTAAGTGACGCCGGTAATTTTAACTTGCGACCAAAAGCGAAGCGAAGCTTCGAATATAAATTCCAAGAACCATGACTCTTTCCCTTTTGTTTCGCGCTCTGTTGCTGTCAATGATAAACAAATAAATGGTAGTAAAATTTTCTGCTCTCACATTTCACAGTACCTCCATTATGTAATCTCACTACgattgttttaaaaattaaatgcaTTTCTTTTCAGCCGCTCGGGCTACGGAAGGAAGGTAGAAAAagtggagaaaaaaaatcccacaGCATACCAAACTCTAATGAGCGATGGCCTCGGGTTCTGTACGATTTACCGTCATCCGCAGCCAGTAAACCGCTAACCGTTTTCTGTTCCTCTCCAGTGGGGCACAGCACGGCCGGCTTCCCGGCAGAGCAAAGAGGGGTCTATCGAAGTGCAAACCACGGAAAGAGATTAGTGGAACTTCCGAACAATGGACTGCTCTTTTGAAATGTGAACTAAGCAGAAATGAGACCCACCACGATGGGAAGTTGAACGTTGCTTGTGGGTGGGACTGGACGGGACCTGTGGAATTGAAGCACTTGGCGGGAACGGTCATGCGGAGCGGACATGCCAGTCTGTTGTGGGAGAAACTTTATGCTACGCAATTGTTTTCACCGATGGTTTTACCGAACAGTGAAAATGAGTTATCATACAATTGGTTACTTTCATTTTCCGAACAAATACCTACCTACAGCCTCGTCCTAATTAATTAACTGATTTgcttgaagcaaccggaggcaGTTAATGTTATCGAGAATGATTCTATTttcgcgaaaaaaaaatctgagggtTTTTCATACGCTCTAATTGCGAACGGACGAATGTAGGAAAACAAAAGAGGAGATTCCTCACTGGATTGTAGCATGACTAGACACTGGATGTGAACGCTCATCCAACTGTGAGCATATTTTCCCGATTTTTGATTAACCACCTGCCGGAACAGTCAGCCACGAATCCTTCTTTAGAACCATTCAGGTGAACGGGAAAATGATGAGCTAAAGATGCCGATTCAATTATAGCTATAGGATCCGTATCAAACAGGGTGGCCAATTTTAGCTTACTCCTCTCCTCCTTCGGAATCTAATCAGGCGataaaattagtatttatagtCAATGAATTGGGAAGCCTTTTCATGTTCTATTTAGGGACCGAGGGAAGATGAGCCCCAAAACTCGTCCACTCCAAGCGCACAGATTTACCCAACCGAACATTTTGCTTTATCGCATTTTATTTTCACCACATTCAACGTAAAAGTTCTAAACTACGTTATCAATTACTATTATCGGTTATTAAAATTCGCCCGCCCCCCGTCCGATGACGATGGCAACTGGCGTCTGGAAAGTTGTAAAATTATTAAGGCGAAACGCCTCCAACCGGATGTAAACTACAATGCTTCAGTTGTCAATTTCAGTCGGTGCCGGTGCCCACTCTGCTACGTCGCGTCGGTGACATCTTAACTTCAGTCCGTCAGCTAGTGTCACATTAGATGACATCGCATCGTCGTCGGTAGAGAGTGGTGTGTCCAACAATCCACATCCTGTTTGACTTCCTACGGGGCATTCCGGCTTTCCGCTTTCGCACAGGATGTTGGAAGATTATTTTTTCCTTCGTGGATATTGTGGCCTCCAAATGGGTGCTCGGTTCCTAGAGAGGAGTTTAGATTTCATAACAGATAAGATAGCAACTTTGACCGGATTGTTGCAGTTAACTCAGTCTCCAACCCTGGGAGGGGGAGGAGTGTCCACCCAGCAATTCAATTCGATTATTCAACTTGGCTCTTTAGTAGCACGTGTCACCCACATTTCGAGCGACGTAGGTTCGGAGAAGAGGGTGTCTTTGAAATGATCATCTGTAAGTGTTGTAGAAGGGGAAGATAACGTACGTACGAGACGCAAAGCGGACTAAGTTTGCTATCTTGCCTGTCCGGATAAGTGTGAAATTTGTTTTCGATACGATTGGTAAGCGCGAATTGAATTCACTTTGGTAAAAATTACACCCAGAGAACACTTGCAGATTTACACTTCACAATAATTTATTATCTGGGGGATAAGCGCATGTTTATTGTAACAAACGTATAGACTATTTGGAAAGAATTCAAGGAATACTAAGTTTTTGAACGCTTCTAACTGTTCTACAGTAACCAAGTATCACTTGGTAAAATACTAAAGTATCGTCAGCAAACAGTTCACCCTTCCCGTGTAGCTTTAACTTGCGAAGGTCCTTGATGAATAGTAAAAAGAGCATAGGACCtaaattactgccttgcggtacgCCAATCGATATGGGCCACTAGAGCTAGAGCAATTTCCAATAGACACATATTGAGTGCGGTTGGTCACGTTACTTCCCAATAGCAACGTAGCCGTTCCCCTACGTAGAATTCAAGCGTTTGCATCAGTAACAGGTCATTCATCAACGGTGTCGAATGCTTTTTTCAGATCGGTAAATGAAACTCCACCGAAGCGAGTATTGTCGAGTGAGTCATAAATATTCTCCACCAAGTCACTTGAAGCTGTGAGCGTATTGGAGCCTTTTAGATACGATGAGCTATTGAACTATTTTGTGGATTATAGACAACGTAGAGATTGGACGGTAGTTGTTGAGTTTCTGCCCAGGTTGTATGATttcattaaaatattcgttaaTAGCTATGCGAAAAATTCGTCATGGGCTTCAATAAAATTCGCTGTTATTTTATCTGCTCTAGCAGATTGTTTGGAACTTAAATTGCTAATGAACAGCACTATCTCATTGGTTGAGGTTGGTTTTAGGAACATACCTACTTGATGAAGGTGACGGCATAGTTCCAAAACGGTGGATGTTGCGATTATTTGTTATGGTAGAATTCGAactttttatttgaatttggacttaaaattttattggaattgaattagatcTGATATTAAAGTTcaaatcaaacttaaaattgaatttgaaataagGATCAAATTAAAACTTAAATTTGCAATTGAAATCGGATTTGGCATTGGACCTAAATTGGATTATTTTCTCACACTCTTTTTCAATccctttttttcactttttgttctgttttttatctttttctgtatTGTTTTCTTGATATTTACTCTCACTTTCCATCCACATTTCCACTTTTCCctcgtttatattttttctgtcccgtgttttctgtttcattgttcccgTTTTTGttcgtttcctgttccattttttcttactGTAATTCCTGTTTTTCCTAATGCTTTCCACTCGTTTTTGGAACAGTTTCTTTCCCACTTTCAGTCTTTTCTTATTTCCCCTTTTTTTCCGTTTccagtttttgtatttttctggCTCTCCTTTCttatttcttccttttcttctcatttttcatcttcgtctgctccgttttcctctttttaatgCTCCGTAACTCCATCTTTTCcaggtttttatactgtttttgGCTTCTTGTTTACTCTTTTCTTTCCACTTTATCTTTTTTCTCTTatatttttcgttcttttcatTGTCGTTCCTTTAGtttgtttttcatgtttttttttcttttttgttaatttttcttattttatatCGCATAttcctccttttatatcccgtttgatcaCCATTTCCCGATTTTCTTGTTTCCTCTATCTTTCTTCTTTCTCGTTAATTTAGTCTTTCCTGTTCgattctcttgttttctgttccgtattccctttTGTTATCTCATTTTCTGTCTTATTGT contains these protein-coding regions:
- the LOC128746279 gene encoding octapeptide-repeat protein T2-like, producing the protein MGIGMVIDRGLERGMERVLERGFKRELNRGFERELERRLERELERGMERGVERRLEHELERVLEWGLERGLKCGFQTGLKRGLKRGLDRELERGMERGIERGFERGLEHELERVSEWGLERRLDRGLKRRLEPGLEPGLDRRLDWNADWSEEWNGGYARIETGIGMGIDCGLKREMERGFEQGIERGFEWGLDRGLDHELEQGSEWGLERRMERGLERRLEGV